AAATAGTATCAACTGACCATATGTGTTATTAACAGCCTGCTTTGCAAGCAGTTACGTTAATGGATTTTTTCAGGCATTGTCCAAGAACAGACTTACCGGCAAGGCTCCGGAGGTTTTCAGCCGGAGCCGCTACCTGTTCTTGTTTCCGGTTATCCCTGGCAGGTTGCTTCCCAGCAGAGCCTGCTTCCGTTTCACCGGAGTCGAGAAAATCTAAATTTGATTCTTTTGAGTCAAGTTTTTTTGAAGATAGATCTTTATTATACCGGAGTTTCTGCGGCAGCAGATCGATGTATTGCTGAGCGACTCTGGGCGATAGATGTGAAAGATGACTAATTTGTTGAAGTTCCGTAATGCCATGTAACCAAAGCATTTCCACTCTATGATAATCCTTGATATAGCGATCAACAGCTTCCTTGCTGTGATGCGTTTTGGCGGCAATTTTTGGAGTAAGATAGCCTTCCAGATATAAAGATATGATTTCTCTTTTGTGCGTAATTGCACCAGAGAGATCATGGATATTTCCTCTTGTTGGCAGAAGGTGTCCCTCTTTCTGGATCTGGTTGACGTATTGGCTGACCACAGCATCTGACATTCCCAGCAGCATAGCGAGATCGAGTTGTGTGAGCAGTGCTCCCTGATCGAAAGCTTCATCTACTAATCTTTGAATGCGATTCTTGCGTAATGTCTTGGTGTCGAATCCGAAAGCGATATGATCGATATCGGCATCGGTAACCAAAGAGAGAACAACCGGCTTCATTCTGGTTTGAGCGATACTTTTCCCACGCTGCGGATATTCGTCTGTAGGAACTGCCATCCAAACCAGTTGACCGCATTGGATATGTCGGAGATCGTCATCGATGCTTCCTACCAGAAAGAAGTCTTCCAGAAGTTGCAGGATGTCGTCTACAATAGCTTTGGCAGTGACTTCTCCCTTATCATATCCATAATTATGCAGGAAGCGATGGAGCAGGTGATTCTTCAGGCTTTTGTCTTTGAGTCTTCTCACTTTCTTCAATTGGATTTGAGCTTTTGTTAATGGTTTTGTCATTTTCCTGACCTCCTTATTTTTCATCAAGTCCGGATTTTTTTTTTGCTTCAGGATTAACTGATTGAGGTTCGAGCAGAGCTTGCAATCTGGGATTGCTCTTTTGTTCATAAGCTCGGAATAATTCCAAATATTCTCTTACCAGCCGGTCTGATTTTTGTGAAATCAATCTGATTTGATTTCTTTTAAATCCTTGTTTATGCAACGTGATGATCTGTATGAAATCTATTAGATAGCGTTTCACACTTCGTTCGGAATGGTTTGTGATCCGTTCAATATCAGTGAATGTATAATCTTTGAGATAATAATCGATGATGATGGTTTTGTGAGAAATACCTGGTCCCATATCCAGTTTTGAACCACGGGTTATGATGAATTTTCCTGATTGGTTCAATGCTCTGACATCCCGCTTGACAGTAGCTGGACTGGTAGTGAGAAGCATAGCAATATCTTCATAACTCAACAGTGCACCTTGATCGTAAGCTTGTCTGGTAATGCGGGCGAGACGATGTCGGCGAACACCGGCGGTACCATATTCTGCCAGGACATCAAGATCGGTGTTGAAGTCGAGGAGTTTCAAACGAACATTCTTTTTTCTGCAAAGTCGGATATGCTTTCCTGCCGGTTCTTCTGCAGATACTGCTTCATAAGAGATTTCACCGTTGGAAAGTGTTACATTGGAATGTTCTTCATAGTACTGGGAAAATTGAGAATAAAACGCTTCAGCAATGATGGGGGTAAGATTGAAATCCACCGATAGCTTCTGAATAATTGCGTCTTTGGAACTCTTGCTTTTGAGACGACCGATTCCCAAATAGTCATCTTGTTTTTTCTTAGCCATAGGACTCTCCTTATTTTTTTTCTTTAAGACGATCAGGAATGTCCAGCCTGATCTGTCAACCTTCCTATGGTCAATTGGACTAAACTTTAAATAGGAAAAAATGAAAGTTATATTTATTCTTTTGTTTGTATTTATAAGTTTTAGTTCGTTGCTATTCAGCACCACCTGGGAAGTCAAACAAGACGGTACCGGAGACTTCACATCAATTCAGGAAGGTATCAATGCATCAGTAAATTCCGACACAGTTCTTGTTTATCCTGGAACATATTTCGAAAACCTTGATTTCAACGGAAAAAACATAACTCTTTGCAGTTTGGAGTTAACAACAGGTGATCCTCAGTATATCACTTCAACCATAATAGACGGTCAACAACAAGCTAGTTGTATAAGAATACATAATGGCGAGACCGAAGCGCGTATTCAAGGCTTTACAATTCAGAATGGCTTTGGAACTCTATTTTGGTCAGAAGATGGAGGTGGTATACTATTACATGATTATAGTACAGCCTATGTGACAAATTGTGTATTGAAACATAATATATCTACTTTAGGTGGTGCTCTTTATGCAAGACATGGCTTTTTTTATGTTTCAGGATTGACTATTACAGAAAATTATTCTGGTATAGGTGGAGCACTTTACATGGCTGATGATAGTACAATAACTTTCGATCAGAATAATCGCTGTAATATCTATAATAACAATTCCGGTAAAGGAGCAGATATCTATGTTACCGATACAGGTCATGTTGATATTTATGTAGATACATTTACTGTGTTTAATCCGAGTAGATTTTTTGCACAGTATTATGATGACTCTACACTTAGTATAGACATCCAACATAACTGGATGGAACTTGAACCTAATGATCTTTATGTAGCGGTTGATGGTGATGATAACAATAGTGGATTATCACCAGATGAACCTTTAAGAAATATATCCTGGGCAGTACGCAAGATACAAGCAGATGAACAAAATCCACGTACAATCCATGTTTCAGCAGGAACATATTCCTGGGCAGAGAATCAACAGATATATCCTTTTGGTTGTAAAGAATATGTCTCAATAATTGGAGAAGATATGGATAATACTATATTGTATAATGATTTTAGCCCGGCTGGAGTAGTTACTGGTCATAATGTACAAGGATCTATTGAAATCTCAAACTTCAGTATGCAAAATAGTTCAGATTATTATACTTGGTCGGTTGTTTTTTTTTATGAAATATTATTCTTGAAAATGTCTAACATTAATATTAGTAATAATAACAATATAAGGAATGTATTTGCATCGGAACATGTATATAATGAATTTGATAATCTAATAATTACAAATAATACGTCTCAAAGACAATGTTCAGGTTTACTATTTGCTGATAATGCTGGTTTTTTAAAGAATAGTATAATAGAGGGAAATGTTTGTGATGGCCCAAATCAATATGGCTATGTTGTTGCTATGCAGTTAGAGATTTTTGATGATTTTCTAGTGGAAAATTGTAAATTCTCGAATAACTCTACGAATAACACATTTAGTCATATCGTAAGAGCAACAGGTAATTTTAATGAATCCTATGATATCACATTCAAAAATTGTTTATTCTCAGATAATGAAATTGCAAGTGATAAAGTAGTATCCTGCTTTTATACTGGAATCACAAGTTTTATAAATTGTTCATTTACGAATAATGTGTCTTCATCTTATACTTTACTTGGATGTACTAATTTAGATTTAACGAATACAATTATGTATAATCCAGATAATTCATTAGAAATTTTCATGGAGGACCATACATCTGTGAATCCAGGGATATTTACTCTAAATGTTGATTATAGTAATATTAGGGGCGGAATAGATGGAGTTTATAATCAGAATGGGGTTAATATTATCAACTGGAATGTTGGCAATATAGACGAAGAACCATTATTTATTCAGACTGGCAATGATCCATATCAACTTTCACAATTTTCACCTTGCATCGATGCTGGAATACCCGACACTACAGGTTTGTTTCTTCCACCATATGATCTTCTACATCATGAACGTATTTGGGATGGAGACAATAACGGAGAAGCAATCATTGATATGGGCTGTTATGAATTTGGAGCAGATTCAGTGGGAGTTCACAATTACGAATTGCCAATTACTAAATACGACTTATCTAATTACCCCAATCCCTTTAATCCTTCAACAACAATCTCATTCAGTCTTCCCAATGAAATCACCGGACAAGCTGAAATAAATATCTTCAATTTAAAAGGCCAAAAAGTAAAAACTCTGCCTGTCACTCTGAGCCCTTCGACGCGGCTCAGGACAAGCTTAGTCGAAGAGTCAGGTATTAATCAATTGAAAGTTCCCCGTCCTTCGACGCAGCTCAGGATGACACAAGCGGGGAACAAAGAATATTCCGTCGTTTGGAACGGCACCGACGATAACAACAAACCAGTCTCCTCTGGTATTTACTTTGCTCTCCTAAAAGCTGGAAAGATCGAAGCAAGCTGTAAGATGCTGCTTTTGAAGTGATTTTCGGACTCGACTTCAGAAGAATGAAATGAGACTGGAGTTGAGAACGAAAAACTTAAAGAACGTGTTCTGAACTCCGGACAAGTCTGAAGTCCAGTACACAAGGAAGCAAAGCTAAAAGAATTTTCACGAGATACGAGTTTCTGAGTTGCCACGAGTTTTAACTCGTGGAGAGAGAGAGAAAAAAATAATAATTCGGGTTTTAAACCTTCAATTGAGCTAAAGCCCATTTTTATGATTGTTCTAAAATCCCCGCGATAAATCACGGGGCTATTCATTTGGACTTGACCATTTTCTTGCACTTCAATATCCAAATAAATCGGGAGAGTTGAGAGCAATTTTTGTAGAAGTTTTCAAGTCCAGTTTAGCCATGTTCACCTGAACTTGAGTCCTTTTTATTTTATTATGTACACGAAAAAATCCTAATTATAATAAAAATCGTAAATAACAAAGTAGAAAGTTGACAGAAAAAAGCAGCAGAATTTTTTTGTAAACTTAATAAAAAGTTTAGTATTATAAAAATATCGGGGGAAATATGAAGAATATCCGAAATATTGCTCTGGTCGGTGCCAGTGGAGCTGGCAAAACCAGCCTGGCAGAGCAAATGTTATTCAACTCAAAAGCTACTACCAGGGTTGGTAAAATCGAAGATGGCAACACAGTGATGGACTCCAATGCTGAAGAAATAGAAAAAGGCATGTCTATGACCCTTGGCGTAGCAAATCTCAACTGGAAGGACACCAAAATTAATATTCTGGATACTCCCGGATATGTTGATTTCTCTGGTGAACAAATCGCTGCCGCTACAGCAGTGGAAAATGTGTTGTTCGTTGTGAATGCAGCAGCCGGATTTGAAGTAGGTTTGGAACAATCTCTGGAATTACTGGGTGATCGAAAAGTTACCAAATCCATCATTATCAATCGCATGGATAATGAAGGTGCCGATTTCAAGAAAGCTCTGGAACTTATCGGTGAAAATACTGATATCACTCCTGTACCAATTATGATCCCAATCGGAAGAGAACACAAATTTAATGGTGTAGTAGATATCGTTCAAGGCAAAGCTTTTATCGAAGGAAAAGCGGCTGAAATTCCTGCCGACCTGGCTGATACTGTAGAAGAAGCCAGAATGTCTTTGATGGAATCGGTGGCAGAAAGTGATGATGCACTTCTGGAAAAGTATTTTGAAGAAGGCGAGCTTACTGATGAAGAAATGGCAAATGGAATTCAAAATGCCATTAATGCCGGAACCCTGGTTCCTGTTTTTGCCTGTTCAGCTACACATAACATCGCTGTAAATGAAGTAATGGACGCTATCGTTAGGTATCTTCCTGCTCCAGATCAGATGAAACTCACAGTTCTGGAAGGTGATGCTGAAAAGAAAATAGCTTTAGATGAAAACGGCGAATTATTTGCTTTTGTATTCAAATCATTTTCCGATCCAAATGTGGGCGATATTGCTTACGTTAGAGTGTTTTCCGGTTCTATGAAATCCGGATTGGATGTATATATTCCAGAACGTGACAGCAAGGACAGAATTGGAACGATCAATACAGTTATAGGGAAAAATCGAAAGGATATTTCCGAGCTGAAAGCCGGTGATATCGGTGGTTTGGTTAAGATCAAGGTTGCACGTGGATTCAATTCTATCGTTAAGATCGGATCAAAACTTAGAATGCCGGAAGTTGCACTTCCTACACCAGTTTTCTGGCAAGCTATCAAAGCCGATAATCAAAGTGATGAAGACAAGATCGGTGCTGCTCTTGCCAAATTCCTGGAAGAAGATCCAACCATCAGCATGAGCATGAACGCTGAAACCAATGAAAACATTCTGGCAGGAATCGGTGAACAGCAGATCGGGCTTATTCAAAAGCGTCTCAAATCTCGTTTCAAGATAGAAACGAACGTAAAAACTCCTTCGGTTCCTTACCGTGAAACTGTAAAAGGCAATGCAGATGTAAGCTACAAACACAAAAAACAATCCGGTGGAAAAGGACAGTTCGGAGAAGTTTATTTCCGCGTAAAACCTCTTCCTCGCGGCGAAGGTTTTGAGTTTATTAATTCCGTGGTTGGTGGTACAATTCCCAGCAAATTCATACCTGCTATAGAAAAGGGTTTGAACGAGATAATGGGAGATGGAATCATTTCCGGAAATCCCATCGTTGATATCAGCGTTGACGTTTATTATGGAAGTTATCACGATGTCGACTCATCTGAAATGGCTTTCAAGATCGCAACCTGGCAATGTCTTAAGAAAGCTTTCAAGGAAGCAAAAGGAATTTTGCTGGAACCAGTTCACAATGTTCAGATCATCATTCCCGATGAATACATGGGCGATGTGATGGGAGACATTTCTACACGTCGTGGAAAAATTATGGGAATGGAACAAAAAGGCAAAAAGCAGACTTTGAATGCTCAGATGCCTTTGGCTGAATTGTTCAGTTACTATCCTGCCCTGAAATCTCTTACCCAGGGACGTGGTAAATTCACTCAGGAATTTTCACATTACGAGAAAGTTCCGGATGATATTGCTGCCAAAGTGATCGAAGAAGCTAATAAAAGAGACGAATAGGATTCAATGAAAAATTTTTGCAGCCCTGTTCATCTTTGCAGGGCTGCTTTATTTATCAAATATTTCAGAGATAGAATGAGTAAATTTATTGCGGAGGAAGAATGTCCGGTCATAGTAAATGGAGTTCAATAAAACATAAAAAAGGTGCAGCCGATGCCAAACGCGGCAAGATCTTTACACGTTTGGTAAAAGAGATAATTGTTTCTGCCCGGGAAGGTGGTGGTGATCCTGATTCCAATCCCAGATTGCGACTGGCAATTGCCAATGCCAAAAGCAATAACATGCCGAATTCCAATATTGACAGAGCGATAAAACGCGGAACCGGCGAGATCGAAGGTGCCAGTTACGAAAATTATTTGTACGAAGGTTATGGCCACAACGGTGTAGCAATCCTGGTGGAAACACTCACCGATAACAAGCAGAGAACAGTTTCGGAAGTTCGTCATTGTTTTTCCAAATTTGGTGGTTCGATGGCAGAAAGCGGAGCAGTTTCCTGGATGTTTGAACAGAAGGGTCTTATCGAAATGGAGAAAAATGATCTGGATGAAGATGAAGTGATGATGGCTGCTTTGGATGCCGGAGCGGAAGATTTTGTAGCAGAAGAAGACAATTTTGAAATTTACACCGATTATCAGGATCTTCACACAGTTGTCAAAAATCTGGAAGAACAAGACTATAAATTGGGGAAAACAGAGCTTACCAGAGTTCCCAATAATCAGATCAATGCAGATGATGTTGCTGAAAAATTGCTGAAGCTTCTGGATAATCTGGAAGATCTGGACGATGTTCAAAAAGTTTATGCCAATTTTGAAATTTCCGAAGATGTGATGGAGAAACTCTCAACAGATTGATCTCGGAGAATAATTGATAATTTTAGGAATCGATCCCGGTAGTCAAAATTGTGGTTACGGGATCCTGCAAGTAGAAAAACGCAGGATCGTTGCTGCCGGATGCGACGTTATAAAAACTGATACTTCGGCAAAACTGGAAAATAGATTGACCGTAATCTACGAAAATATTAAAAATGTAATTGATGAATATAAACCAGAAATTGCTGCGGTCGAAACCATATTTTATGGTAAAAATATCAAATCCGCTTTCACACTTGGCCATGCCCGTGGAGTCATCATGCTGGCTTTAGCTCAGAGTGGAATTCAAACTTTTGAATATTCTCCAAGAGAAGTGAAACAATCTGTAGTTGGAAATGGAAATGCTTCCAAAGAACAAGTGGAATTCATGGTGCAGAAAATTTTGAATATGGATATCAAAAATAAAACTCAGGATGCTACCGATGCGCTGGCGATTGCACTTTGCCAGTTCAATAAAGAAAGATTCAGGATGAAAAAATGATCGCTTTTTTAGATGGAATTATCAGTCACAAAGAACCTGTTTTTGCTGTTTTAAATTGTGCCGGAGTTGGTTATGAAGTGAATATTCCACTCAGCACCTACGACAAACTTCCCGAGATCGGAAAAAAAGTGAAACTTCATATTCATTATTCTTTCAACGAAATGGATGGTGTGCGGTTATTTGGTTTTATAAGCCAGGAAGAGAAAAATCTGTTCCGCAATCTGATAGCAATTTCCAAGATCGGGCCAAAACTTGCCCTGGCGATTCTGAGCGGACTTCCTGTTAATGATTTGATGCGGGCAATTCAAGCTGGAGATGTCGGTTTGATCGCAACAATTCCCGGAATTGGCAAGAAATCTGCCGAAAGATTGATCATCGAACTCAAAGATAAAGTTGGAAATATTTCTGCCGAATCTATTCTGATTTCCCAAGGTGATTCTTCCGATATCGTTACAGAAGCTGAATCTGCGCTCATCACATTGGGTTATAAGCAATTTGAAGTAAGAAAGCAAATTTCCAAACTGATAAAAGAAAAAGATTATAAAACTTCCGAAGAAATTGTGAAAGCAACGATTCGCTCTCTCTATAAAAAAAGCAGAAGGTAATATAAACTGTCTTCTATGATAAACGTACGGTTAGAAGCTTATAAAATTATTTATAAAGTTATATCAAAATCTATCTTTTCCGATAAATTATTGCAGCAGATGAGTAAAAAAATAAAATCTGCCGGAGAAGAATCTCAACTGCTTTATTTACTTGTGAAAGGTGTTATCAAGATGTACAAGAATCTTGATTATATCGCGTCTTTTCATACTGATAAAAATAAATGGCAAAACACAAATCTAA
This Candidatus Cloacimonadota bacterium DNA region includes the following protein-coding sequences:
- a CDS encoding DUF1670 domain-containing protein, which produces MTKPLTKAQIQLKKVRRLKDKSLKNHLLHRFLHNYGYDKGEVTAKAIVDDILQLLEDFFLVGSIDDDLRHIQCGQLVWMAVPTDEYPQRGKSIAQTRMKPVVLSLVTDADIDHIAFGFDTKTLRKNRIQRLVDEAFDQGALLTQLDLAMLLGMSDAVVSQYVNQIQKEGHLLPTRGNIHDLSGAITHKREIISLYLEGYLTPKIAAKTHHSKEAVDRYIKDYHRVEMLWLHGITELQQISHLSHLSPRVAQQYIDLLPQKLRYNKDLSSKKLDSKESNLDFLDSGETEAGSAGKQPARDNRKQEQVAAPAENLRSLAGKSVLGQCLKKSINVTACKAGC
- a CDS encoding DUF1670 domain-containing protein; its protein translation is MAKKKQDDYLGIGRLKSKSSKDAIIQKLSVDFNLTPIIAEAFYSQFSQYYEEHSNVTLSNGEISYEAVSAEEPAGKHIRLCRKKNVRLKLLDFNTDLDVLAEYGTAGVRRHRLARITRQAYDQGALLSYEDIAMLLTTSPATVKRDVRALNQSGKFIITRGSKLDMGPGISHKTIIIDYYLKDYTFTDIERITNHSERSVKRYLIDFIQIITLHKQGFKRNQIRLISQKSDRLVREYLELFRAYEQKSNPRLQALLEPQSVNPEAKKKSGLDEK
- a CDS encoding elongation factor G, with the protein product MKNIRNIALVGASGAGKTSLAEQMLFNSKATTRVGKIEDGNTVMDSNAEEIEKGMSMTLGVANLNWKDTKINILDTPGYVDFSGEQIAAATAVENVLFVVNAAAGFEVGLEQSLELLGDRKVTKSIIINRMDNEGADFKKALELIGENTDITPVPIMIPIGREHKFNGVVDIVQGKAFIEGKAAEIPADLADTVEEARMSLMESVAESDDALLEKYFEEGELTDEEMANGIQNAINAGTLVPVFACSATHNIAVNEVMDAIVRYLPAPDQMKLTVLEGDAEKKIALDENGELFAFVFKSFSDPNVGDIAYVRVFSGSMKSGLDVYIPERDSKDRIGTINTVIGKNRKDISELKAGDIGGLVKIKVARGFNSIVKIGSKLRMPEVALPTPVFWQAIKADNQSDEDKIGAALAKFLEEDPTISMSMNAETNENILAGIGEQQIGLIQKRLKSRFKIETNVKTPSVPYRETVKGNADVSYKHKKQSGGKGQFGEVYFRVKPLPRGEGFEFINSVVGGTIPSKFIPAIEKGLNEIMGDGIISGNPIVDISVDVYYGSYHDVDSSEMAFKIATWQCLKKAFKEAKGILLEPVHNVQIIIPDEYMGDVMGDISTRRGKIMGMEQKGKKQTLNAQMPLAELFSYYPALKSLTQGRGKFTQEFSHYEKVPDDIAAKVIEEANKRDE
- a CDS encoding YebC/PmpR family DNA-binding transcriptional regulator, encoding MSGHSKWSSIKHKKGAADAKRGKIFTRLVKEIIVSAREGGGDPDSNPRLRLAIANAKSNNMPNSNIDRAIKRGTGEIEGASYENYLYEGYGHNGVAILVETLTDNKQRTVSEVRHCFSKFGGSMAESGAVSWMFEQKGLIEMEKNDLDEDEVMMAALDAGAEDFVAEEDNFEIYTDYQDLHTVVKNLEEQDYKLGKTELTRVPNNQINADDVAEKLLKLLDNLEDLDDVQKVYANFEISEDVMEKLSTD
- the ruvC gene encoding crossover junction endodeoxyribonuclease RuvC — protein: MIILGIDPGSQNCGYGILQVEKRRIVAAGCDVIKTDTSAKLENRLTVIYENIKNVIDEYKPEIAAVETIFYGKNIKSAFTLGHARGVIMLALAQSGIQTFEYSPREVKQSVVGNGNASKEQVEFMVQKILNMDIKNKTQDATDALAIALCQFNKERFRMKK
- the ruvA gene encoding Holliday junction branch migration protein RuvA, producing the protein MIAFLDGIISHKEPVFAVLNCAGVGYEVNIPLSTYDKLPEIGKKVKLHIHYSFNEMDGVRLFGFISQEEKNLFRNLIAISKIGPKLALAILSGLPVNDLMRAIQAGDVGLIATIPGIGKKSAERLIIELKDKVGNISAESILISQGDSSDIVTEAESALITLGYKQFEVRKQISKLIKEKDYKTSEEIVKATIRSLYKKSRR